Proteins encoded together in one Micromonospora auratinigra window:
- a CDS encoding glutamate--cysteine ligase family protein yields the protein MGEDVGARTFSREDRARYREKVRRCLDVFAEMLRESRFDVERPMTGLEIELNLVDDDAQPAMRNADVLAAIADPDFQTELGQFNVEINVAPRRLAGTGTAQFEEHVRASLNAAEEKARAVGAHMVMIGILPTLRPEHLTADALSANPRYALLNEQIFAARGEDLPISISGVERLATTADTITPEAACTSTQFHLQVSPAQFADHWNAAQAIAGVQVALGANSPLFFGRELWRETRVPLFQQATDTRSEEIKAQGVRPRVWFGERWITSVFDLFEENVRYFPALLPVCDPEDPARTLAAGGVPRLAELRLHNGTVYRWNRPVYDVLRGRPHLRVENRVLPAGPTVLDTVANGAFYFGVVRALAESDRPLWSQMSFSAAEENFHSCARHGIDAQVFWPGLGYLPVTELVLRRLLPLAYHGLDRWGLDPAERDRLLGIIEQRCLTGRNGASWQVETLHRLESADHLDRPAALREVVRHYVDLMHSNRPVHEWPIP from the coding sequence ATGGGCGAAGACGTCGGTGCGCGGACCTTCAGCCGGGAGGACCGGGCCCGCTACCGGGAAAAGGTACGGCGGTGCCTGGACGTCTTCGCGGAGATGCTGCGCGAGTCCCGCTTCGACGTGGAACGGCCGATGACCGGGCTGGAGATCGAGCTGAACCTGGTCGACGACGACGCGCAACCGGCGATGCGCAACGCCGACGTGCTGGCCGCGATCGCCGACCCGGACTTCCAGACCGAGCTGGGCCAGTTCAACGTCGAGATCAACGTGGCGCCGCGCCGGCTCGCCGGGACCGGCACCGCCCAGTTCGAGGAGCACGTACGGGCCAGCCTCAACGCGGCCGAGGAGAAGGCCCGCGCGGTCGGCGCGCACATGGTGATGATCGGCATCCTGCCGACCCTTCGTCCCGAGCACCTGACCGCCGACGCCCTCTCCGCCAACCCCCGCTACGCGCTGCTCAACGAGCAGATCTTCGCGGCCCGCGGCGAGGACCTGCCGATCTCGATCAGCGGCGTCGAGCGCCTGGCCACCACCGCCGACACCATCACCCCCGAGGCGGCCTGCACCAGCACCCAGTTCCACCTCCAGGTCAGCCCGGCCCAGTTCGCCGACCACTGGAACGCCGCGCAGGCGATCGCCGGGGTGCAGGTGGCGCTGGGCGCGAACTCGCCACTCTTCTTCGGCCGGGAGCTCTGGCGGGAGACCCGGGTGCCGCTGTTCCAGCAGGCCACCGACACCCGTTCGGAGGAGATCAAGGCGCAGGGGGTACGACCCCGGGTCTGGTTCGGGGAACGCTGGATCACCAGCGTCTTCGACCTGTTCGAGGAGAACGTGCGCTACTTCCCGGCGCTGCTGCCGGTCTGCGACCCGGAGGACCCGGCCCGGACGCTGGCCGCTGGTGGCGTGCCCAGGCTGGCCGAGCTGCGGCTGCACAACGGCACCGTCTACCGCTGGAACCGGCCGGTCTACGACGTGCTGCGGGGGCGGCCGCACCTGCGGGTGGAGAACCGGGTGCTGCCCGCCGGGCCGACCGTGCTGGACACCGTCGCCAACGGCGCCTTCTACTTCGGAGTGGTCCGCGCACTCGCCGAGTCCGACCGGCCGCTCTGGTCGCAGATGTCGTTCAGCGCCGCCGAGGAGAACTTCCACTCCTGCGCCCGGCACGGCATCGACGCCCAGGTCTTCTGGCCGGGGCTGGGCTACCTGCCGGTGACCGAGCTGGTGCTGCGGCGGCTGCTGCCACTGGCGTACCACGGGCTGGACCGCTGGGGCCTCGACCCGGCCGAGCGGGACCGGCTGCTCGGCATCATCGAGCAGCGCTGCCTGACCGGGCGCAACGGCGCGAGCTGGCAGGTCGAGACGCTGCACCGGTTGGAGTCGGCCGACCACCTGGACCGGCCGGCGGCGCTGCGCGAGGTGGTCCGGCACTACGTGGACCTGATGCACAGCAACCGACCGGTCCACGAGTGGCCGATCCCCTGA
- a CDS encoding DUF3817 domain-containing protein, whose translation MRDRWIRYFVAAAVAEACSWAALLAGMAVKYGPPRNELGVHVFGPVHGALFVAYGLLTLVVARRRRWSLWHTAIALLAAVPPFATVLFERWARRHGLLADPTPAERPLSPVS comes from the coding sequence ATGCGCGACAGGTGGATCCGGTACTTCGTGGCGGCGGCGGTCGCCGAGGCCTGCTCCTGGGCGGCCCTGCTGGCCGGCATGGCGGTCAAGTACGGGCCGCCGCGCAACGAGCTCGGTGTGCACGTGTTCGGCCCGGTCCACGGGGCGCTCTTCGTCGCGTACGGCCTGCTGACGCTGGTGGTGGCGCGCCGGCGCCGCTGGTCGCTGTGGCACACCGCGATCGCCCTGCTGGCCGCCGTCCCGCCCTTCGCCACCGTGCTGTTCGAGCGCTGGGCCCGCCGGCACGGCCTGCTCGCCGACCCGACCCCCGCCGAGCGCCCGCTGAGCCCGGTCTCCTGA
- a CDS encoding baeRF2 domain-containing protein, whose amino-acid sequence MQLSFLRPLYDRPGPWCSVYLDASRDTHDSRPAVDLRWRALKGNLLEQGADPVTIEAVEDVVRRHDPMPGDYGIAVFATRGRVVLTEYLSAPPLRDLATWSALPHTMPLVAQRGEQVAWVRVLADRTGADAVAVSAGGVPRRAHVKGRESYQLRRVQPGGWSQSRYQRAAMEAWHHNAGDAAAATADLADRVGADVVVVAGDIRATGMIAAQLPERWQDVLVRTDAGARTGGADPTAMDDLTVQTIAEVADQRVTAALDRFGVQEDVGAGLAAVVSALQRNQVDTMLIVDDASADGELWVGPEPTEIATDPGQLAAMSVADPQRVRADAALLRALVGTDADLTVLAPEEAPELTDGVGAVLRYVDAGTPGRGNG is encoded by the coding sequence ATGCAGCTGTCCTTCCTGCGCCCGCTCTACGACCGTCCCGGGCCGTGGTGTTCGGTGTATCTGGACGCCTCACGGGACACCCACGACTCGCGTCCCGCGGTCGACCTGCGCTGGCGGGCCCTCAAGGGGAACCTGCTGGAGCAGGGCGCCGATCCGGTCACGATCGAGGCCGTCGAGGACGTCGTACGCCGGCACGACCCGATGCCGGGGGACTACGGGATCGCCGTCTTCGCCACCCGGGGCCGGGTGGTGCTGACCGAGTACCTCTCCGCGCCGCCGCTGCGGGACCTGGCCACCTGGTCGGCCCTGCCGCACACCATGCCGCTGGTCGCCCAGCGCGGTGAGCAGGTGGCGTGGGTGCGGGTGCTGGCCGACCGGACCGGGGCGGACGCCGTCGCGGTCAGCGCCGGCGGAGTGCCCCGCCGGGCCCACGTCAAGGGGCGGGAGAGCTACCAGTTGCGCCGGGTCCAGCCGGGTGGCTGGTCCCAGTCCCGCTACCAGCGGGCCGCGATGGAGGCCTGGCACCACAATGCCGGCGACGCCGCGGCGGCGACGGCCGACCTGGCCGACCGGGTGGGGGCCGACGTGGTGGTGGTGGCCGGGGACATCCGGGCCACCGGCATGATCGCCGCCCAGCTGCCGGAGCGCTGGCAGGACGTGCTGGTGCGGACCGACGCGGGGGCGCGTACCGGTGGGGCCGATCCGACCGCCATGGACGACCTGACCGTGCAGACCATCGCCGAGGTGGCCGACCAGCGGGTCACCGCCGCGCTCGACCGGTTCGGCGTGCAGGAGGACGTCGGCGCCGGCCTGGCCGCGGTGGTCTCCGCCCTGCAACGCAACCAGGTCGACACCATGCTGATCGTCGACGACGCCTCGGCCGACGGGGAACTCTGGGTCGGCCCCGAGCCGACCGAGATCGCCACCGACCCGGGGCAGCTGGCGGCCATGTCGGTGGCCGACCCGCAGCGGGTCCGCGCCGACGCCGCGCTGCTGCGCGCGCTGGTCGGCACCGACGCCGACCTCACCGTGCTCGCGCCGGAGGAGGCGCCGGAGCTCACCGACGGGGTCGGGGCGGTGCTCCGGTACGTGGACGCGGGCACCCCCGGGCGGGGCAATGGCTGA
- a CDS encoding thiamine pyrophosphate-binding protein, producing MADRTVADLVVERLRAWRVPRAFGYPGAAIAPLVAALDDAGGDPVFIPARHEETASFMATGHAKYTDEIGVCLATQGPSAVHLLNGLYDAKLDSKPVVAIVGEDITGPLGGAHEEIGLSRLFGDVCNQFVRYGRVPGQVPTLLDQAFRTAAATRSPTCVVLPLALQLATVPDLQPQTAGVLSGRPGEPLARVLPHDGDLAAAASVLSTGQRVAILVGQGGHGAAEQIVTLADRLGAGVATSLLGKPVLDERLPFHTGVLGEVGTTAAAQLMGSCDTLLLVGTNDPWTDWFPLPGQVRTVQIDIDGRRIGTRYPVDVPLVGDAGETLRALLDRVPDRPNRQWRGLIETSVDRWRQEAAERATAPAEPVNPQLVLHELAGRMPHRGAVAVDVGSVIYWYARHLQLPPGVRAQLCGTLGSMGCALPYAVAAKLARPDEPVLALLGDGAMQLNGLAELITVAHHWQEWRDPRLVVLVLNNRDHSGMGGGRQPTGAVTDRRPDVPYAGWARLLGLHGVRVDRPELVGAAWDEVLAADRPSVLEAVVDPAVPLNPPEPALADLRGLFAEGDAARRVREQVLSAERTVEAEDLV from the coding sequence ATGGCTGACCGTACCGTCGCCGACCTGGTGGTCGAGCGGCTGCGGGCCTGGCGGGTGCCGCGGGCGTTCGGCTACCCGGGGGCGGCGATCGCCCCGCTGGTCGCCGCGCTCGACGACGCCGGAGGCGATCCCGTGTTCATCCCGGCCCGGCACGAGGAGACCGCCTCCTTCATGGCCACCGGGCACGCCAAGTACACCGACGAGATCGGGGTCTGCCTGGCCACCCAGGGGCCCAGCGCGGTGCACCTGCTCAACGGCCTCTACGACGCCAAGCTGGACAGCAAGCCGGTGGTGGCCATCGTCGGCGAGGACATCACCGGCCCGCTCGGCGGCGCGCACGAGGAGATCGGCCTGAGCCGGCTCTTCGGCGACGTGTGCAACCAGTTCGTCCGGTACGGGCGGGTGCCCGGGCAGGTGCCGACCCTGCTGGACCAGGCGTTCCGGACCGCCGCGGCGACCCGCAGCCCCACCTGCGTGGTGCTGCCGCTGGCGCTGCAGCTCGCGACGGTACCGGACCTGCAACCGCAGACCGCCGGGGTGCTCTCGGGCCGACCGGGCGAGCCGCTGGCCCGGGTGCTGCCGCACGACGGGGACCTGGCCGCAGCGGCCTCGGTGCTGAGCACCGGGCAGCGGGTGGCGATCCTGGTCGGCCAGGGTGGGCACGGGGCGGCGGAGCAGATCGTGACGCTCGCCGACCGGCTCGGCGCCGGCGTGGCGACGTCGCTGCTCGGCAAGCCGGTGCTGGACGAGCGGCTGCCGTTCCACACCGGGGTGCTCGGCGAGGTCGGCACCACGGCCGCCGCCCAGCTGATGGGGAGCTGCGACACGCTGCTGCTGGTCGGCACCAACGACCCGTGGACGGACTGGTTCCCGCTGCCCGGGCAGGTGCGGACGGTCCAGATCGACATCGACGGCCGACGGATCGGCACCCGCTACCCGGTCGACGTCCCGCTGGTCGGCGACGCGGGGGAGACGCTGCGGGCCCTGCTCGACCGGGTGCCGGACCGGCCCAACCGGCAGTGGCGGGGCCTGATCGAGACCTCGGTGGACCGCTGGCGGCAGGAGGCCGCCGAACGGGCCACCGCCCCCGCCGAGCCGGTGAATCCGCAGCTCGTGCTGCACGAACTGGCCGGCCGGATGCCGCACCGCGGTGCCGTCGCGGTCGACGTCGGCTCGGTCATCTACTGGTACGCCCGGCACCTGCAGCTGCCGCCGGGGGTACGGGCGCAGCTCTGCGGCACGCTCGGCTCGATGGGCTGCGCCCTGCCGTACGCGGTGGCCGCCAAGCTGGCCCGCCCGGACGAGCCGGTGCTAGCCCTGCTGGGCGACGGGGCGATGCAGCTCAACGGTTTGGCCGAGCTCATCACCGTGGCGCACCACTGGCAGGAGTGGCGCGACCCGCGACTGGTGGTGCTGGTGCTCAACAACCGGGACCATTCCGGCATGGGCGGGGGCCGGCAGCCCACCGGCGCGGTCACCGACCGCCGGCCCGACGTGCCGTACGCGGGCTGGGCCCGCCTGCTCGGCCTGCACGGCGTCCGGGTGGACCGCCCGGAACTGGTCGGCGCCGCCTGGGACGAGGTCCTCGCCGCCGACCGGCCCAGCGTGCTGGAGGCGGTGGTGGATCCGGCGGTGCCGCTGAACCCGCCGGAGCCGGCGCTGGCGGACCTGCGCGGCCTCTTCGCCGAGGGGGACGCGGCCCGCCGGGTCCGCGAACAGGTGCTGTCGGCGGAGCGCACCGTGGAGGCCGAGGACCTGGTCTGA
- a CDS encoding SigB/SigF/SigG family RNA polymerase sigma factor, with protein MFGQTTTPTPPPTERGLEDLDAAALAYAARIEGLPPERRQEARDDLVRFALPFAGRLARRYRGRGEPLEDLEQVARLGLVNAVDRYDPERGSFTAYAAITIVGEIKRHFRDRTWGVHVPRRLRDLILEVGQATAALTSELSRAPSVAELAERLETPEEEILAALESAAGYSPASLNAPVGGESSAEFGDLVGESDNALESVDDRVTVSGLLHRLPWRERRILAMRFYGNQTQAEIAARFGISQMHVSRLLSRALTWLRQAMLADAPPPWQNGAAESEPAKTRISVKQAGDRVVVEVGGEVDRDGAHQLRRAMLEAVTGQPREVVVDLVGAGGFDAGGIAALMAGRDAAARTGVPLRLTRVQPAVRRSLAAAGMPPAD; from the coding sequence ATGTTCGGACAGACCACCACACCCACACCACCACCCACCGAGCGGGGCCTGGAGGACCTGGACGCGGCGGCGCTCGCGTACGCGGCCCGGATCGAAGGGCTGCCGCCCGAGCGGCGGCAGGAGGCGCGCGACGACCTCGTCCGCTTCGCGCTGCCCTTCGCCGGCCGGCTGGCCCGCCGCTACCGGGGACGCGGGGAACCGCTGGAGGACCTGGAACAGGTGGCCCGCCTCGGCCTGGTCAACGCCGTCGACCGGTACGACCCGGAACGGGGCTCCTTCACCGCGTACGCGGCGATCACCATCGTCGGGGAGATCAAACGGCACTTCCGGGACCGCACCTGGGGCGTGCACGTGCCCCGCCGGCTGCGCGACCTGATTCTGGAGGTCGGGCAGGCCACCGCGGCGCTGACCAGTGAGCTGTCCCGGGCGCCGAGCGTGGCGGAGCTGGCCGAGCGGCTGGAGACACCGGAGGAGGAGATCCTCGCGGCCCTGGAGTCGGCCGCCGGCTACAGCCCCGCCTCGCTCAACGCGCCGGTCGGTGGCGAGAGCTCGGCCGAGTTCGGCGACCTGGTCGGCGAGTCCGACAACGCCCTGGAATCGGTGGACGACCGGGTGACCGTGAGCGGCCTGCTGCACCGGCTGCCCTGGCGCGAGCGGCGGATCCTCGCCATGCGCTTCTACGGCAACCAGACCCAGGCGGAGATCGCCGCCCGGTTCGGCATCTCCCAGATGCACGTCTCCCGACTGCTCTCCCGGGCGCTGACCTGGCTGCGCCAGGCGATGCTCGCCGACGCCCCGCCGCCCTGGCAGAACGGGGCGGCCGAGTCGGAGCCGGCGAAGACCCGGATCTCGGTCAAGCAGGCCGGGGACCGGGTGGTCGTCGAGGTCGGGGGAGAGGTCGACCGGGACGGTGCCCACCAGCTCCGCCGGGCGATGCTGGAGGCGGTGACCGGGCAGCCCCGCGAGGTGGTGGTCGACCTGGTCGGCGCGGGTGGTTTCGACGCCGGCGGGATCGCCGCGCTGATGGCCGGCCGGGACGCGGCCGCCCGGACCGGGGTGCCGCTGCGGCTGACCCGGGTCCAGCCGGCGGTGCGCCGCTCGCTCGCCGCGGCCGGCATGCCGCCCGCCGACTGA
- the ctaD gene encoding aa3-type cytochrome oxidase subunit I, which translates to MPKRVVTEPARDRGPAILAPARFGGYPGPVREAIKGNSFWRLLRTTDAKLIGLMYLATSFGYFLIGGVMALLIRAELARPGMQFLSPEQYNQLFTMHGTIMLLLFATPMVFGFGNYIVPLQIGAPDVAFPRLNAFAYWLYFFGAAIAVGAFITPQGWADFGWTAYTPLSTAQHTPGAGGNMWIVGLAVSGLGTILGAVNLITTILTLRAPGMTLFRMPIFTWNLLLTSVLAIFVFPLLAAALFALASDRILHSHVYDSTTGGPMLWQHLFWFFGHPEVYIIALPFFGIITEIIPVFSRKPIFGYTGLVLATIAITVLSMSVWAHHMFATGQVLLPFFSILSYLIAVPTGVKFFNWIGTMWKGQLTFETPMLFAVGFLVTFLLGGLTGVLLASPPVDFHVTDSYFVVAHFHYVLFGTIVFAAFGGIYFWFPKMTGRLLDERLGKMHFWTMFIGFHATFLVQHWLGNEGMPRRYADYLPSDGFTVLNEISTVGSFILGASTLFFIYNIWKSWRYGAMVTVDDPWGFGNSLEWATTCPPPLRNFDRMPRIRSERPAFDAKYGPLVSDLGRDLPQRTTKPPQTFAEELHHVRKLPESPAAEGAHGAREAVEYQPAPQSGARPVVVPEPEDVRRPSFEETEEPEENAPGAQRDEQPDDRWRHPRGHGDTPQN; encoded by the coding sequence ATGCCCAAGCGGGTAGTCACGGAGCCGGCACGAGACCGGGGGCCGGCGATCCTCGCGCCCGCCCGGTTCGGCGGCTATCCCGGACCGGTCCGGGAAGCGATCAAGGGAAACTCGTTCTGGCGGCTGCTGCGCACCACCGACGCCAAGCTGATCGGCCTGATGTATCTGGCCACCTCGTTCGGGTACTTCCTGATCGGCGGGGTGATGGCCCTGCTGATCCGGGCCGAGCTGGCGCGGCCGGGGATGCAGTTCCTCTCCCCCGAGCAGTACAACCAGCTCTTCACCATGCACGGCACGATCATGCTGCTGCTGTTCGCCACCCCGATGGTGTTCGGCTTCGGCAACTACATCGTGCCGTTGCAGATCGGCGCCCCGGACGTCGCCTTTCCCCGGCTCAACGCCTTCGCGTACTGGCTGTACTTCTTCGGCGCGGCGATCGCGGTGGGCGCCTTCATCACCCCGCAGGGCTGGGCCGACTTCGGCTGGACCGCGTACACCCCGCTGAGCACCGCGCAGCACACCCCCGGGGCGGGCGGGAACATGTGGATCGTCGGGCTGGCGGTCTCCGGCCTGGGCACCATCCTCGGCGCGGTCAACCTGATCACCACGATCCTGACCCTGCGCGCCCCCGGCATGACGCTGTTCCGGATGCCGATCTTCACCTGGAACCTGCTGCTCACCAGCGTCCTGGCGATCTTCGTCTTCCCGCTGTTGGCGGCCGCGCTCTTCGCGCTCGCCTCGGACCGGATCCTGCACTCGCACGTGTACGACTCGACCACCGGCGGGCCGATGCTCTGGCAGCACCTGTTCTGGTTCTTCGGCCATCCCGAGGTCTACATCATCGCGCTGCCGTTCTTCGGCATCATCACCGAGATCATCCCGGTCTTCTCCCGTAAGCCGATCTTCGGCTACACCGGCCTGGTGCTGGCCACCATCGCCATCACCGTGCTGTCGATGAGCGTCTGGGCGCACCACATGTTCGCCACCGGCCAGGTGCTGTTGCCCTTCTTCAGCATCCTGAGCTACCTGATCGCGGTGCCGACCGGGGTGAAGTTCTTCAACTGGATCGGCACCATGTGGAAGGGCCAGCTCACCTTCGAGACGCCGATGCTCTTCGCGGTCGGCTTCCTGGTCACCTTCCTGCTCGGTGGTCTGACCGGAGTCCTGCTGGCCAGCCCGCCGGTCGACTTCCACGTCACCGACTCGTACTTCGTGGTGGCGCACTTCCACTACGTGCTCTTCGGCACGATCGTCTTCGCGGCGTTCGGCGGGATCTACTTCTGGTTCCCGAAGATGACCGGGCGGCTGCTCGACGAGCGGCTGGGCAAGATGCACTTCTGGACCATGTTCATCGGCTTCCACGCCACCTTCCTGGTGCAGCACTGGCTGGGCAACGAGGGCATGCCCCGCCGGTACGCCGACTACCTGCCCAGCGACGGCTTCACCGTGCTGAACGAGATCTCCACCGTCGGCTCGTTCATCCTCGGCGCGTCGACGCTGTTCTTCATCTACAACATCTGGAAGTCCTGGCGGTACGGGGCGATGGTGACCGTGGACGACCCGTGGGGCTTCGGCAACTCGCTGGAGTGGGCCACCACCTGCCCGCCGCCGCTGCGCAACTTCGACCGGATGCCCCGGATCCGCTCCGAGCGGCCCGCGTTCGACGCCAAGTACGGCCCGCTCGTCTCGGACCTCGGCCGCGACCTGCCGCAGCGGACCACCAAGCCGCCGCAGACCTTCGCCGAGGAGCTGCACCACGTCCGCAAGCTGCCCGAGTCGCCGGCCGCCGAGGGCGCGCACGGCGCCCGCGAGGCCGTCGAGTACCAGCCGGCGCCGCAGTCGGGCGCCCGCCCGGTCGTGGTCCCCGAGCCGGAGGACGTGCGCCGGCCCAGCTTCGAGGAGACCGAGGAACCGGAGGAGAACGCCCCCGGCGCGCAGCGCGACGAGCAGCCCGACGACCGGTGGCGGCACCCGCGCGGGCACGGCGACACCCCGCAGAACTGA
- a CDS encoding ATP-binding protein: protein MSTRIRCEVRDESPVTVVRFAGALDLGTMRSVHAVLENCLAALPDALVVDLEKLSVLDPLALSVFAAAARRAADWPAVPMVLCAPPREVADRLAASAVCRVVPVRRDCAEATALAGETVAPRLRVRLEPVAGACRRARELVTDACGRWNVPELAGPASLVLSELVGNVVRHAGTPMQVTLTLQRPYLRVAVMDGSPADARALTGRDLRAEGGRGLMLVRELAQRWGSVPAGAGKVVWAMLPAN, encoded by the coding sequence ATGTCGACCCGGATCAGGTGCGAGGTCCGCGACGAGTCGCCGGTCACCGTCGTCCGGTTCGCGGGTGCGCTGGATCTGGGCACCATGCGGTCGGTGCACGCGGTGCTGGAGAACTGCCTGGCCGCGCTGCCCGACGCGCTCGTCGTCGACCTGGAGAAGCTCAGCGTGCTCGACCCGCTGGCACTCTCCGTCTTCGCGGCCGCCGCGCGGCGGGCCGCGGACTGGCCGGCCGTGCCGATGGTGCTCTGCGCCCCGCCGCGGGAGGTGGCCGACCGGCTCGCCGCGTCCGCCGTCTGCCGGGTGGTGCCGGTGCGCCGGGACTGCGCCGAGGCGACCGCGCTGGCCGGGGAGACGGTGGCACCCCGGCTGCGGGTCCGGCTGGAGCCGGTCGCCGGGGCCTGCCGGCGGGCCCGGGAGCTGGTCACCGACGCCTGTGGCCGGTGGAACGTGCCGGAGCTGGCCGGCCCCGCCTCGCTGGTGCTGAGCGAACTGGTCGGCAACGTGGTCCGGCACGCCGGCACGCCGATGCAGGTGACGCTGACCCTGCAACGGCCGTACCTGCGGGTCGCCGTGATGGACGGCAGCCCGGCCGACGCCCGGGCCCTGACCGGCCGCGACCTGCGGGCCGAGGGCGGCCGGGGGCTGATGCTGGTCCGCGAGCTGGCGCAGCGCTGGGGCAGTGTCCCGGCGGGTGCCGGCAAGGTCGTCTGGGCGATGCTACCGGCGAACTGA
- a CDS encoding DUF4383 domain-containing protein, whose protein sequence is MAHSRGRRNPADGRAASRRAASAVGVLFLVIGVLGFIPGVTTSYGDIRFAGHGSGAELFGVFQVSVLHNVVHLLFGVAGLMMSKTVTGARTFLVGGGAIYLVLWLYGLVVDHGSGANFIPVNGADNWLHLLLGLGMIGLGLLTTRDLNRR, encoded by the coding sequence ATGGCCCACTCGCGCGGGCGGCGCAACCCGGCCGACGGTCGCGCGGCGTCCCGCCGGGCCGCCTCGGCCGTCGGCGTGCTCTTCCTGGTGATCGGGGTGCTGGGCTTCATCCCCGGGGTCACCACCAGCTACGGCGACATCCGCTTCGCCGGGCACGGGTCGGGCGCGGAGCTGTTCGGCGTGTTCCAGGTCTCCGTGCTGCACAACGTCGTGCACCTGCTCTTCGGGGTGGCCGGGCTGATGATGTCCAAGACGGTCACCGGGGCCCGGACCTTCCTGGTCGGTGGCGGCGCGATCTATCTCGTGCTGTGGCTCTACGGCCTGGTGGTCGACCACGGCAGCGGCGCGAACTTCATCCCGGTCAACGGCGCCGACAACTGGCTGCACCTGCTGCTGGGGCTCGGCATGATCGGTCTCGGGCTGCTCACCACACGTGACCTGAATCGCCGCTGA
- a CDS encoding glycosyltransferase, whose protein sequence is MSLTVLMNSGPWLSVPPPGYGGIENVVATLVPELRKLGVRVVLASVETSTLPVDEKISVFPDGQFHALQRPYNQVCGVSQAHLSGVVRELHRRDDIDLVHDHVEAVGLATMAAMGPDGPPVLHTLHWDLAKHPELYGNLDAGERVRVNGVSASQLARAPQALRDHSVGHVHLSTPLAVDADRRPATEKGDYLLILGRINPGKGQDLGARLAQQAGFPLVLAGPVGPYHRPEDLAAAGDEARQNPDVRFFYDQVAPHVDGELVRWVGTVAGQERDDLLAGARASLFPLRWEEPGGTAVVESLALGTPVVATARGCLPELIEHGRTGLLTTDEEELGDLVMAAGLLDPDECRREAATRFTPAVMAQRYVELYERVRQQAARPLQPA, encoded by the coding sequence ATGAGTCTCACCGTCCTGATGAATTCGGGTCCGTGGTTGTCCGTCCCGCCCCCCGGCTACGGCGGGATCGAGAACGTCGTGGCCACGCTCGTGCCGGAGCTGCGCAAGCTGGGGGTACGGGTGGTGCTCGCCTCCGTGGAGACCAGCACGCTGCCGGTGGACGAGAAGATCTCGGTCTTCCCGGACGGGCAGTTCCACGCCCTGCAGCGCCCCTACAACCAGGTCTGCGGCGTGTCCCAGGCGCACCTGTCCGGCGTGGTCCGGGAACTGCACCGCCGCGACGACATCGACCTCGTGCACGACCACGTCGAGGCCGTCGGCCTGGCCACCATGGCGGCGATGGGCCCGGACGGCCCGCCGGTGCTGCACACCCTGCACTGGGACCTGGCCAAACACCCCGAGCTGTACGGCAACCTCGACGCCGGCGAGCGGGTCCGGGTCAACGGCGTCTCCGCCTCCCAGCTCGCCCGCGCGCCGCAGGCGCTGCGCGACCACTCGGTCGGGCACGTGCACCTGTCCACCCCGCTCGCGGTGGACGCGGACCGCCGGCCGGCCACCGAGAAGGGCGACTACCTGCTCATCCTCGGCCGGATCAACCCCGGCAAGGGGCAGGACCTGGGGGCCCGGCTGGCCCAGCAGGCCGGGTTCCCGCTGGTGCTCGCCGGCCCGGTCGGGCCGTACCACCGGCCGGAGGACCTGGCGGCGGCCGGCGACGAGGCCCGGCAGAACCCGGACGTCCGGTTCTTCTACGACCAGGTGGCGCCGCACGTCGACGGGGAACTGGTCCGCTGGGTCGGCACGGTGGCCGGCCAGGAGCGCGACGACCTGCTGGCCGGGGCGCGCGCGTCGCTGTTCCCGCTGCGCTGGGAGGAGCCGGGCGGCACGGCGGTGGTCGAGTCGCTCGCCCTGGGCACGCCGGTGGTGGCCACCGCCCGGGGCTGCCTGCCGGAGCTGATCGAGCACGGTCGCACCGGGCTGCTCACCACCGACGAGGAGGAGCTGGGCGACCTGGTCATGGCGGCCGGCCTGCTCGACCCGGACGAGTGCCGGCGGGAGGCGGCCACCCGGTTCACCCCGGCGGTGATGGCGCAGCGTTACGTCGAGCTGTACGAGCGGGTCCGGCAGCAGGCCGCACGGCCGTTGCAGCCCGCCTGA